One genomic window of Candidatus Hydrogenedentota bacterium includes the following:
- the rpmG gene encoding 50S ribosomal protein L33, translating into MANKIGRERIILQSTESPFRYSTTRNTRTKSGRLLLKKYDPIVRKHVLFKEHR; encoded by the coding sequence ATGGCGAACAAGATTGGCCGCGAGCGGATAATCCTCCAAAGCACCGAGAGCCCGTTTCGCTACAGCACCACCAGGAATACCCGCACGAAATCCGGGCGGCTGCTGCTCAAAAAGTACGACCCCATCGTGCGAAAGCACGTGCTATTCAAGGAGCACCGGTGA